The Cloeon dipterum chromosome 3, ieCloDipt1.1, whole genome shotgun sequence genome includes a region encoding these proteins:
- the Hs3st-A gene encoding heparan sulfate glucosamine 3-O-sulfotransferase 5 encodes MPELEDFSAISICANTNEIIYKNFRPTRAKLALAVFVLSVVSLVLALHTLCSAQTQVFIYSSETSIYLNSGDRSSSIHASLQKHEQQRLIQEVRNTDFGDGSGGGRSRSERPQRRLPHVLIIGVRKCGTRALLEMLNLHPRIVKASGEVHFFDRDDNYRRGLEFYRAKMPESYERQITIEKSPSYFVTSEASERIRAMNASIKLLLIVREPVVRAISDYTQLRSHTPTRVPSNASSPSHDQSFEELAVRADGTINESYRPIALSIYHNFMSIWLETFSRSQILIVSGDTLITRPATELAKIESFLNIEPRLGPRNFYFNKTKGFYCIKNASADKCLKDTKGRKHPDVNPDVISKLRRFFSSHNQKFYELVGEDFGWPES; translated from the exons ATGCCCGAGCTGGAAGACTTCTCGGCCATCTCGATTTGTGCCAACACCAATGAGATCATCTACAAAAACTTCCGGCCCACCAGGGCCAAGCTGGCGTTGGCCGTTTTCGTCCTGTCCGTCGTGTCGTTGGTCCTGGCGCTGCACACGCTCTGCTCCGCACAAACGCAA GTTTTCATTTACTCGTCTGAGACGTCAATCTACCTTAATTCCGGCGATCGATCCTCGTCCATCCACGCCTCCCTGCAGAAACACGAGCAACAACGGCTGATTCag GAGGTGCGCAACACCGACTTTGGCGACGGCTCCGGCGGCGGTAGGTCGCGGTCGGAGCGTCCGCAACGCCGCCTTCCGCACGTGCTGATCATCGGGGTGCGCAAGTGCGGCACGCGGGCGCTCCTGGAGATGCTGAACCTGCACCCGCGCATAGTTAAAGCGAGCGGCGAGGTGCACTTCTTTGACCGCGACGACAACTACCGCCGCGGCCTCGAGTTCTACCGCGCCAAGATGCCCGAGTCGTACGAGCGGCAGATTACCATCGAGAAGAGTCCCAGCTACTTCGTCACGTCCGAGGCGAGCGAACGCATCCGCGCCATGAACGCCTCCATCAAGCTGCTGCTCATCGTCAGGGAACCCGTCGTCAGGGCCATCTCGGACTACACCCAATTAAG atCTCACACGCCGACGCGGGTGCCTTCGAACGCATCGTCACCGAGCCACGACCAGAGTTTCGAGGAGCTGGCCGTGCGGGCCGACGGCACCATCAACGAGTCGTACCGGCCGATCGCGCTCTCCATTTACCACAACTTCATGTCCATCTGGCTGGAGACATTCTCGCGCAGTCAAATCCTCATCGTCAGCGGCGACACGCTGATCACGCGGCCGGCGACCGAGTTGGCAAAGATCGAGTCCTTCCTCAACATCGAACCTCGACTCGGACCCAGGAATTTCTACTTCAACAAAACTAAAG GGTTCTACTGCATCAAGAACGCGTCGGCCGACAAATGCCTGAAGGACACGAAGGGCCGGAAGCACCCAGACGTGAATCCAGACGTCATCTCGAAACTGCGCCGCTTCTTCAGTTCGCACAATCAGAAGTTTTACGAGCTGGTCGGCGAGGACTTTGGGTGGCCAGAGTCTTAG
- the LOC135939180 gene encoding uncharacterized protein LOC135939180 encodes MFGSKAIVAVALIFLSQQIDCLRNNARQPQALPNFPQACPERFTCQKGVLLYRCYCESLKKDLYCSQSLGEIVQCPKEVQNGETPAVKNDTSADTKAEANREGKIQFGGNGGNGGNNNQNQASRPGYFAGGAEGGHGHFNPNPEFNPVGSFGNNNYQDNFNQRPTTRTTTTRTTRYPDRNNGESGSSNRFKAPQEKCSKPIVLVVLLIFVAVIAAALIVALVVVVRKYKQALHQIIHMNELYSSVGLEKKNTNTLGKLAK; translated from the exons ATGTTTGGCTCGAAAGCAATCGTTGCTGTCgcgctgatttttttatcccaGCAAATTGACTGTCTTAGAAACAATGCTCGACAACCGCAGG CTCTTCCGAACTTTCCACAAGCGTGTCCGGAAAGGTTTACTTGTCAAAAAGGTGTCCTACTCTATAGATGTTACTGCGAGTCGCTGAAAAAGGATCTATACTGCAGCCAGTCCCTCGGAGAAATTGTTCAGTGTCCAAAAGAAGTTCAAAATGGTg AAACTCCTGCTGTGAAGAACGACACGAGCGCGGACACCAAAGCCGAGGCAAACCGCGAGGGCAAAATCCAGTTTGGCGGGAatggcggcaacggcggcaaCAACAACCAGAACCAAGCCTCGCGTCCCGGCTACTTCGCTGGAGGAGCAGAGGGCGGACACGGACACTTCAACCCGAATCCGGAGTTCAACCCTGTCGGCTCATTCGGCAATAACAACTACCAGGACAATTTCAACCAGAGGCCGACGACGCGAACGACGACGACGCGGACGACCCGGTATCCAGACAGAAATAACGGAGAAAGCGGAAGCAGTAACCGCTTCAAAGCGCCGCAAGagaagtgttcgaagccgatTGTGCTGGTCGTGCTGCTCATCTTCGTGGCCGTCATCGCCGCGGCGCTGATCGTGGCTCTGGTTGTCGTGGTCCGAAAGTACAAGCAGGCGCTGCACCAGATCATCCACATGAACGAACTCTACTCGTCCGTCGGCCTCGAGAAAAAGAACACTAATACTCTCGGGAAACTCGCAAAGTGA